One window from the genome of Scatophagus argus isolate fScaArg1 chromosome 13, fScaArg1.pri, whole genome shotgun sequence encodes:
- the LOC124068872 gene encoding polyamine-transporting ATPase 13A3-like isoform X1, whose product MKTREMKIINQGLEDEMEVWGYRPCLWKMILVGVGTVCSGGLLLLLLYWLPEWGVKGTCTHTSLREAHTLLLRTTDEFRQWFRAKVHVTMALGRKPFDSLDLQSTAQLLNGDGEHGIGAGHEEHRGKFAHQQPVQIHYFTHHSTKYYWNDVIQNFEFYKGLEDVKVSCASIHSDHSSGLSKPLQEYRALFFGENEIAVRVPSLFMLLIKEVLNPFYIFQLFSVILWSAEEYYYYATAIVIMSAISIATSLYTIKKQYVMLHDMVAAHSVVRVSVCRENKDTEHAMSTELVPGDVIVIPANGIIMPCDAALIQGTCIVNESMLTGESVPVTKTSLPSSGAEAAKSYDMEEHKRHTLFCGTQVIQTRFYAGEPVKAVVVRTGFSTEKGQLVRSILYPKPTDFKLYRDAYLFLLCLVGVAGIGFIYTIILSIMNKVPAKTIIIESLDIITITVPPALPAAMTAGIVYAQRRLKRVGIFCISPQRINMCGQLNLVCFDKTGTLTEDGLDMWGIHRAEGGSFSPPESDAAKDSLVNSAFVSCMATCHSLTKIEGELSGDPLDLKMFNATGWVLEEPTEEETALHNPIMPTVVRPPKDAIPEANQNNPLTQNMELSELSPHEIGIVRQFPFSSALQRMTVVVRRLGEKHMDAYLKGAPEVVTSLCRQHTVPQSFTETLETYTRQGFRVIALAHRQLESKLSWHKVQSLTRDLIETNMEFLGLVIMQNKIKKETAGVLCELRQANIRTVMVTGDNMLTAISVARDCGMVRAHEKVIIVDAEPPKDFLPASITWCYTENTQAIKDNQMVEINMEEEEACDKQVQQEQNYHFAVSGKAFAVITEHFPQLVQKLVLSGTVFARMAPDQKTQLVEVLQSIDYTVGMCGDGANDCGALKRAHSGISLSELEASVASPFTSSTSNISCVPNLIREGRAALITSFCVFKFMALYSIIQYLSVILLYSILSNLGDFQFLFIDIVIILVIVFTMSLNSAWKELVRHRPPSSLISGPLLCSVLTQILTCLVFQVLAFLLVRQQSWYEVWTPQSDACNVSSSRLSHGLNVTTPQDHKNIKNYENTSLFYVSSFQYLVVAIVFSKGRPFRQPSYKNWPFMLSCISLYAFLLFIMLYPVPAIDSFLEIVCVPHDWRVTLVIIVIVNAAVSVMLEILILDIILWRLVFRDSQGGHHQSESPSADTPQEANGRWGPSFLSRLFCRSNKPPRMHYMRLALALQDDAHWPPGPSTVTYANDPQSHICKPL is encoded by the exons ATGAAGACGAGGGAGATGAAGATTATAAACCAGGGTCTAGAGGACGAGATG GAGGTGTGGGGCTACCGGCCCTGTCTGTGGAAGATGATCCTGGTGGGAGTTGGTACTGTGTGCTCCGGGggtctcctgctgctgctgctctactGGCTGCCTGAGTGGGGCGTCAAGggcacctgcacacacacctcgCTGAGGGaggcacacacactgctgctcagGACCACG GATGAGTTCAGACAGTGGTTCAGAGCCAAAGTACATGTGACGATGGCTCTTGGGAGGAAACCCTTCGACAGCTTGGATCTGCAGTCCACAGCTCAGCTGCTGAACGGAGACGGCGAGCACGGCATCGGCGCCGGCCACGAGGAGCATCGCGGGAAATTTGCCCATCAACAGCCTGTGCAG ATCCACTACTTCACTCACCACAGCACTAAATACTACTGGAATGATGTGATACAGAACTTTGAATTTTATAA AGGCTTGGAGGATGTAAAGGTGAGCTGTGCAAGCATCCACTCTGACCACAGCTCTGGGCTGTCTAAACCTCTGCAGGAGTACAG ggcATTGTTTTTTGGGGAGAATGAGATTGCTGTAAGGGTGCCCTCTCTGTTCATGCTCCTCATAAAGGAA GTCTTGAATCCTTTTTACATCTTCCAGCTCTTCAGTGTCATTCTGTGGAGTGCTGAAGAGTACTACTATTATGCTACAGCCATAGTTATCATGTCTGCCATTTCAATAGCTACCTCTCTGTATACCATTAAAAAG CAATATGTGATGCTACATGACATGGTGGCAGCGCACAGCGTGGTCCGTGTTTCAGtatgcagagaaaataaag ACACTGAACACGCCATGTCAACAGAGCTCGTGCCTGGTGATGTCATTGTTATTCCAGCCAATGGGATAATCATGCCCTGCGACGCTGCGCTCATCCAAGGAACCTGTATCGTAAATGAGAGCATGCTGACAG gGGAGAGCGTTCCAGTTACCAAGACCAGTTTGCCCAGTTCAGGTGCGGAGGCAGCCAAGAGCTACGACATGGAGGAGCACAAGAGACACACCCTGTtttgtggtacccaggtgatCCAGACCCGCTTCTATGCTGGTGAACCGGTGAAGGCTGTTGTGGTCAGaacag GCTTCAGTACGGAGAAAGGCCAACTTGTGCGCTCCATCCTCTACCCTAAACCCACAGACTTCAAGCTGTACCGCGATGCTTACCTGTTCTTGTTGTGTCTGGTGGGGGTGGCAGGGATTGGATTCATCTACACCATCATCCTCAGTATCATGAACAAG GTTCCTGCTAAAACCATCATCATTGAATCTCTGGACATTATCACCATCACCGTACCACCGGCATTACCGGCAGCCATGACAGCTGGTATTGTGTATGCACAGCGGCGTCTGAAGCGGGTTGGCATCTTTTGCATCAGCCCTCAGAGGATCAACATGTGTGGCCAGCTTAACCTGGTTTGCTTTGACAAG actGGTACTCTGACTGAGGACGGGTTGGACATGTGGGGTATTCACAGAGCTGAAGGTGGCAG CTTTTCTCCTCCAGAGTCTGATGCAGCTAAAGACAGTTTGGTCAACTCTGCATTTGTGTCCTGCATGGCCACCTGCCACTCACTGACCAAGATAGAGGGCGAGCTCTCCGGAGACCCTTTAGACCTCAAGATGTTCAATGCTACAGGCTGG GTCCTAGAGGAacccacagaggaagagactgCACTCCACAATCCCATAATGCCCACAGTTGTGAGACCTCCAAAGGACGCCATCCCTGAAGCCAATCAGAACAATCCACTGACTCAGAACATG gagctgTCTGAATTATCA CCCCATGAGATTGGTATTGTGCGTCAGTTCCCTTTCTCCTCAGCCCTGCAGAGGATGACTGTGGTGGTCAGGAGGTTGGGGGAAAAACACATGGATGCTTACTTGAAAGGAGCACCAGAAGTTGTGACCAGCCTCTGCAGACAGCACACAG TCCCACAGAGTTTCACAGAGACTCTGGAGACCTACACCAGGCAGGGCTTCAGGGTTATTGCCCTGGCTCATCGTCAGCTGGAGTCCAAACTCTCCTGGCACAAAGTCCAGAGCCTCACCAG GGACCTGATAGAAACCAACATGGAGTTTCTTGGTTTGGTCATTAtgcagaacaaaataaaaaaggagacTGCCGGGGTTTTATGTGAATTACGACAAGCCAACATCCGCACTGTGATGGTCACAG GTGACAACATGTTGACGGCGATATCCGTGGCTCGAGATTGTGGGATGGTGCGTGCACATGAGAAGGTCATTATAGTAGACGCTGAGCCTCCTAAGGACTTCCTCCCTGCGAGCATCACATGGTGTTACACTGAAAACACTCAGGCCATCAAGGACAATCAG ATGGTGGAGAtaaacatggaggaggaggaggcatgTGACAAGCAAGTTCAGCAGGAACAAAACTATCACTTTGCTGTGAGCGGCAAAGCCTTCGCTGTGATCACTGAGCACTTCCCTCAACTTGTCCAGAAG CTCGTGCTGAGTGGCACTGTGTTTGCCCGCATGGCTCCAGACCAGAAGACTCAGCTGGTGGAAGTGCTGCAGAGCATCGA CTACACTGTGGGAATGTGTGGTGATGGCGCCAATGACTGTGGA gcTTTGAAGAGAGCTCACAGTGGGATCTCTCTGTCTGAGCTGGAGGCATCTGTTGCTTCacccttcacctcctccacctcaaaCATCTCCTGTGTCCCCAACCTTATCAG AGAGGGCCGAGCTGCCCTCATCACATCCTTCTGCGTATTCAAGTTCATGGCTCTCTACAGCATCATCCAGTACCTCAGTGTCATTCTGCTCTACTCG atTCTCAGCAACTTGGGAGACTTCCAGTTCCTCTTCATCGACATCGTCATCATTCTCGTGATTGTCTTCACAA TGAGTCTGAACTCGGCGTGGAAGGAGTTGGTGAGGCACCGCCCTCCGTCCAGTTTGATTTCCGGCCCGCTGCTCTGCTCGGTTCTTACCCAGATACTCACCTGCCTGGTCTTCCAGGTCCTGGCCTTTCTCTTAGTACGACAGCAGAGCTGGTATGAGGTGTGGACACCTCAGTCAGA TGCCTGTAACGTTTCCAGCTCCAGGCTCTCTCACGGCCTGAACGTAACAACCCCCCAGGACCACAAAAACATCAAGAACTACGAGAACACCAGCCTCTTCTACGTCTCCTCCTTCCAGTATTTGGTTGTGGCCATCGTTTTCTCCAAGGGGAGGCCCTTCAGACAGCCAAGCTACAAGAACT GGCCATTCATGCTGTCCTGCATCAGCCTGTAtgcttttctcctcttcatcatgcTGTATCCTGTTCCTGCCATCGACAGTTTCCTGGAG ATCGTGTGTGTTCCCCACGACTGGCGCGTCACACTGGTCATCATTGTCATAGTGAATGCAGCTGTGTCTGTCATGCTGGAG ATTTTGATCCTTGACATCATCTTGTGGAGGCTAGTTTTCAGAGACAGTCAGGGGGGACATCACCAATCAGAGTCCCCCTCTGCTGACACACCACAG GAGGCCAATGGCCGCTGGGGCCCATCCTTCCTCTCCCGCTTGTTCTGTCGGAGCAATAAGCCCCCGAGGATGCACTACATGCGTCTGGCCCTGGCGCTGCAGGATGATGCCCACTGGCCCCCCGGACCCTCCACTGTCACCTACGCCAACGATCCACAGTCCCACATCTGTAAGCCCCTCTGA
- the LOC124068872 gene encoding polyamine-transporting ATPase 13A3-like isoform X5, with translation MLLIKEVLNPFYIFQLFSVILWSAEEYYYYATAIVIMSAISIATSLYTIKKQYVMLHDMVAAHSVVRVSVCRENKDTEHAMSTELVPGDVIVIPANGIIMPCDAALIQGTCIVNESMLTGESVPVTKTSLPSSGAEAAKSYDMEEHKRHTLFCGTQVIQTRFYAGEPVKAVVVRTGFSTEKGQLVRSILYPKPTDFKLYRDAYLFLLCLVGVAGIGFIYTIILSIMNKVPAKTIIIESLDIITITVPPALPAAMTAGIVYAQRRLKRVGIFCISPQRINMCGQLNLVCFDKTGTLTEDGLDMWGIHRAEGGSFSPPESDAAKDSLVNSAFVSCMATCHSLTKIEGELSGDPLDLKMFNATGWVLEEPTEEETALHNPIMPTVVRPPKDAIPEANQNNPLTQNMELSELSPHEIGIVRQFPFSSALQRMTVVVRRLGEKHMDAYLKGAPEVVTSLCRQHTVPQSFTETLETYTRQGFRVIALAHRQLESKLSWHKVQSLTRDLIETNMEFLGLVIMQNKIKKETAGVLCELRQANIRTVMVTGDNMLTAISVARDCGMVRAHEKVIIVDAEPPKDFLPASITWCYTENTQAIKDNQMVEINMEEEEACDKQVQQEQNYHFAVSGKAFAVITEHFPQLVQKLVLSGTVFARMAPDQKTQLVEVLQSIDYTVGMCGDGANDCGALKRAHSGISLSELEASVASPFTSSTSNISCVPNLIREGRAALITSFCVFKFMALYSIIQYLSVILLYSILSNLGDFQFLFIDIVIILVIVFTMSLNSAWKELVRHRPPSSLISGPLLCSVLTQILTCLVFQVLAFLLVRQQSWYEVWTPQSDACNVSSSRLSHGLNVTTPQDHKNIKNYENTSLFYVSSFQYLVVAIVFSKGRPFRQPSYKNWPFMLSCISLYAFLLFIMLYPVPAIDSFLEIVCVPHDWRVTLVIIVIVNAAVSVMLEILILDIILWRLVFRDSQGGHHQSESPSADTPQEANGRWGPSFLSRLFCRSNKPPRMHYMRLALALQDDAHWPPGPSTVTYANDPQSHICKPL, from the exons ATGCTCCTCATAAAGGAA GTCTTGAATCCTTTTTACATCTTCCAGCTCTTCAGTGTCATTCTGTGGAGTGCTGAAGAGTACTACTATTATGCTACAGCCATAGTTATCATGTCTGCCATTTCAATAGCTACCTCTCTGTATACCATTAAAAAG CAATATGTGATGCTACATGACATGGTGGCAGCGCACAGCGTGGTCCGTGTTTCAGtatgcagagaaaataaag ACACTGAACACGCCATGTCAACAGAGCTCGTGCCTGGTGATGTCATTGTTATTCCAGCCAATGGGATAATCATGCCCTGCGACGCTGCGCTCATCCAAGGAACCTGTATCGTAAATGAGAGCATGCTGACAG gGGAGAGCGTTCCAGTTACCAAGACCAGTTTGCCCAGTTCAGGTGCGGAGGCAGCCAAGAGCTACGACATGGAGGAGCACAAGAGACACACCCTGTtttgtggtacccaggtgatCCAGACCCGCTTCTATGCTGGTGAACCGGTGAAGGCTGTTGTGGTCAGaacag GCTTCAGTACGGAGAAAGGCCAACTTGTGCGCTCCATCCTCTACCCTAAACCCACAGACTTCAAGCTGTACCGCGATGCTTACCTGTTCTTGTTGTGTCTGGTGGGGGTGGCAGGGATTGGATTCATCTACACCATCATCCTCAGTATCATGAACAAG GTTCCTGCTAAAACCATCATCATTGAATCTCTGGACATTATCACCATCACCGTACCACCGGCATTACCGGCAGCCATGACAGCTGGTATTGTGTATGCACAGCGGCGTCTGAAGCGGGTTGGCATCTTTTGCATCAGCCCTCAGAGGATCAACATGTGTGGCCAGCTTAACCTGGTTTGCTTTGACAAG actGGTACTCTGACTGAGGACGGGTTGGACATGTGGGGTATTCACAGAGCTGAAGGTGGCAG CTTTTCTCCTCCAGAGTCTGATGCAGCTAAAGACAGTTTGGTCAACTCTGCATTTGTGTCCTGCATGGCCACCTGCCACTCACTGACCAAGATAGAGGGCGAGCTCTCCGGAGACCCTTTAGACCTCAAGATGTTCAATGCTACAGGCTGG GTCCTAGAGGAacccacagaggaagagactgCACTCCACAATCCCATAATGCCCACAGTTGTGAGACCTCCAAAGGACGCCATCCCTGAAGCCAATCAGAACAATCCACTGACTCAGAACATG gagctgTCTGAATTATCA CCCCATGAGATTGGTATTGTGCGTCAGTTCCCTTTCTCCTCAGCCCTGCAGAGGATGACTGTGGTGGTCAGGAGGTTGGGGGAAAAACACATGGATGCTTACTTGAAAGGAGCACCAGAAGTTGTGACCAGCCTCTGCAGACAGCACACAG TCCCACAGAGTTTCACAGAGACTCTGGAGACCTACACCAGGCAGGGCTTCAGGGTTATTGCCCTGGCTCATCGTCAGCTGGAGTCCAAACTCTCCTGGCACAAAGTCCAGAGCCTCACCAG GGACCTGATAGAAACCAACATGGAGTTTCTTGGTTTGGTCATTAtgcagaacaaaataaaaaaggagacTGCCGGGGTTTTATGTGAATTACGACAAGCCAACATCCGCACTGTGATGGTCACAG GTGACAACATGTTGACGGCGATATCCGTGGCTCGAGATTGTGGGATGGTGCGTGCACATGAGAAGGTCATTATAGTAGACGCTGAGCCTCCTAAGGACTTCCTCCCTGCGAGCATCACATGGTGTTACACTGAAAACACTCAGGCCATCAAGGACAATCAG ATGGTGGAGAtaaacatggaggaggaggaggcatgTGACAAGCAAGTTCAGCAGGAACAAAACTATCACTTTGCTGTGAGCGGCAAAGCCTTCGCTGTGATCACTGAGCACTTCCCTCAACTTGTCCAGAAG CTCGTGCTGAGTGGCACTGTGTTTGCCCGCATGGCTCCAGACCAGAAGACTCAGCTGGTGGAAGTGCTGCAGAGCATCGA CTACACTGTGGGAATGTGTGGTGATGGCGCCAATGACTGTGGA gcTTTGAAGAGAGCTCACAGTGGGATCTCTCTGTCTGAGCTGGAGGCATCTGTTGCTTCacccttcacctcctccacctcaaaCATCTCCTGTGTCCCCAACCTTATCAG AGAGGGCCGAGCTGCCCTCATCACATCCTTCTGCGTATTCAAGTTCATGGCTCTCTACAGCATCATCCAGTACCTCAGTGTCATTCTGCTCTACTCG atTCTCAGCAACTTGGGAGACTTCCAGTTCCTCTTCATCGACATCGTCATCATTCTCGTGATTGTCTTCACAA TGAGTCTGAACTCGGCGTGGAAGGAGTTGGTGAGGCACCGCCCTCCGTCCAGTTTGATTTCCGGCCCGCTGCTCTGCTCGGTTCTTACCCAGATACTCACCTGCCTGGTCTTCCAGGTCCTGGCCTTTCTCTTAGTACGACAGCAGAGCTGGTATGAGGTGTGGACACCTCAGTCAGA TGCCTGTAACGTTTCCAGCTCCAGGCTCTCTCACGGCCTGAACGTAACAACCCCCCAGGACCACAAAAACATCAAGAACTACGAGAACACCAGCCTCTTCTACGTCTCCTCCTTCCAGTATTTGGTTGTGGCCATCGTTTTCTCCAAGGGGAGGCCCTTCAGACAGCCAAGCTACAAGAACT GGCCATTCATGCTGTCCTGCATCAGCCTGTAtgcttttctcctcttcatcatgcTGTATCCTGTTCCTGCCATCGACAGTTTCCTGGAG ATCGTGTGTGTTCCCCACGACTGGCGCGTCACACTGGTCATCATTGTCATAGTGAATGCAGCTGTGTCTGTCATGCTGGAG ATTTTGATCCTTGACATCATCTTGTGGAGGCTAGTTTTCAGAGACAGTCAGGGGGGACATCACCAATCAGAGTCCCCCTCTGCTGACACACCACAG GAGGCCAATGGCCGCTGGGGCCCATCCTTCCTCTCCCGCTTGTTCTGTCGGAGCAATAAGCCCCCGAGGATGCACTACATGCGTCTGGCCCTGGCGCTGCAGGATGATGCCCACTGGCCCCCCGGACCCTCCACTGTCACCTACGCCAACGATCCACAGTCCCACATCTGTAAGCCCCTCTGA